DNA from Kitasatospora herbaricolor:
TGTTCCTGGCCACCGCCGTGAAGACGTCCGAGCGCCAGTTCCCCGAGCTGTACAACATGGTGCGCGACGCCGCGTACGTCCTGGACCTGGAGAAGGTCCCGGACCTCTACGTCACCCAGGACCCGACGGTCAACGCGATGTGCATCGGCATGGACACCCCGATCATCGTGCTGACCAGCGGCCTGGTCGAGCTGCTCGACGAGGAGGAGCTGCGCGCGGTCGTCGGCCACGAGGTCGGCCACGCGATGTCCGGCCACGCCGTCTACCGGACGATGCTGCTGATCCTCACCAACATCGCCACCCGGATCGCCTGGATCCCGCTCGGCAACCTCGCCATCATGGCGCTGATCACCGCGCTCAAGGAGTGGTTCCGCAAGGCCGAACTCTCCTGCGACCGGGCCGGGCTGCTCGCCGGACAGGACCTCCAGGCGTCCATGCGCGGCCTGATGAAGCTCGCCGGCGGCCACAACCTCGGCGAGATGAACGTGGACGCGTTCCTGGAGCAGGCCGAGGAGTACGAGAAGGCCGGCGACCTGCGCGACGGCGTCCTGAAGCTGCTCCAGGTGCTGCCGCAGACCCACCCCTTCGCGGTGGTCCGGGTCGCCCAGCTGAAGAAGTGGTCGGAGAGCGACGAGTACCGCTCCATCCTGGCCGGCGCCTACCCGCGCCGCGACGGCGACGCCAACGCCTCCGTCAGCGACCAGTGGAAGGCCGCCGCCGACCACTACTCGACCTCCGTCAAGGAGAGCAAGGACCCGCTGATCGGCCTGCTCCGCGACGTGGCCGGCGGCGTCGGCACCGTCGGCGGAAAGCTCCGCGACACCTTCACCGGCGCCCGCAGCGGCGCCCCGGCCGGAGGCACCGACTCCGCCGCCCCCGCGGACGACGCCCCGCGCGGCTGAGCGACCCGCTGCCGGCCCCGGACGCCCCCGGCGTCCGGGGCCGCGGTGTCTTCCCGGCCACCGGCGACCTGGGCGGGACGGTGGCCTTCACCGACCCGCCGGGCGGCACCCGTGCCCGGGTGGTGGTCCGCCTCCCGGCGGCCCGGGCGGACGCCGAGGAAACCGAGGGCAAGGCCGACACGGACGACGCCCGGCAGGTCACCGTGCGGAGCCGCTGACCTCACCTGCCCCGGCCGGGCCCTCACTCAGGGTGCGGCGAGCACGCCGCACTGCTGCCAGGCCGGGGCCGCCCGGTCGGCCGGGTCCACGGCGGGCGGGGCGGGCGGCGCGGTGCCGCCGGGGGTGGCCATGATCGGCTGGAGGAAGGTGGTCTGCGGGGTGCCGCAGGCCGTCGGACCGGTCTGCACGACCGCGTCGACCAGCCTCAGCTGGGCGACCGCGATGTCGCCCCGGTCGAACTCCATCCGCAGCTCGCGGCGGACGCTCAGCAGGGTGACCGGGCCGGTGGCCGGGCCGTCCGCCGCCCGCAGCGCGTAGACGAAGGTGTGGTCGGTGGTGATCTGCAGGGCGCCGTTCTCCGCCTCCTCGATCCGCATGGTGCCCGCCACCTTGACGGTGTCGGCGGCCAGCGCGGTCTTCGACGGGTCGAAGCGGACCATCCAGCCGGTGGCCGCGTGGTGCTGGTCGTCGCGCGGGCTGGTCACGCTCTGGTCGAACTGCACCTGCTCACCGGTCGTGACGAAGGAGCGGACGTCCGTGGTCACCCCCTGCACCAGCGTCCTGGGGGCGAGCGCGGAGGCCACCAGGTAGCGCTGCGCGGTGTCCAGCGCCCGGGTCACCTCGACCCGGGTGTAGTGCGCCGTGGCGGCCCCGGCCGGGACGCCAAGGCCGGCGGAACCGTCCGTGTACCCCGCGGGCAGGCCGGCGAACGGCGCGGCGGGATCGGCGACCGGCTGCACCGGCGAAATCGGACTGAGGGCGACCAGGCTGACGGTCAGTTGGCTGCCGGCCGGCTCGGCGCCCGGCCGGCCCGGTGAACTGATGCCGAAGTAGACGGCGGCCGCGAAGGCCACCACGATCAGCAACAGCAGGGCGACCGCCTGACGCGGCACCGTCCCCAGCGCGCCCAGACCGATCCGGGGCCGGGTGGCGCGGCCGAAACCGCCGCTGAGGCGCTCGCGCGCCGAGAGCTCCTGGATCCGGGCAGCCCGGACGAACGACTCGTCGAAGACGACGGATCGGTACTCGTCCTCGTTCCCAGAACCGCCCTCGGGTACACCCTCAGGAGGCTCTCGCGGGTCACCCATACAACCAGGGTAAGGCGCTGCGCCGCGCGCCACGAGGGCTGGCGGACAACTTCTGCGTGACGCTCGGCGACCGGGACAACCGGGTCAGCCGGCCGGAGCGATCACCGCGAGCGAGGGCTCGGCGGAGGGCGGCACCGAGGCGGTGCCCGGACTGCTGCTGCCGCTGTCGGGGCGCCGCTGCGAGCCGCCGGCCGCGTCGAAACCCTGGTAGACGGCGGCCACCGCCACCGCGACCAGGCTGACGCCCATGATCACGGCGAGGATCCAGGCCACCGGCCGGTGCCAGCGCTGCTGGGCCACCGTACGGCCGCGGGCGGCCCTGGCCGGGTCGTAGCCCGCGTGCCGGCCCCAGCGCCCGGAGCGGCCCCAGCGGCCCGCCCGGCGCCCGGCGGCCCGCCCCGGGCCCGACCACGGGTCCGGGTAGAGCCGGTCGTCGTCCAGCGCGCCCGGGTACGGGCGCAGCTCCAACGGCAGTCCGTCGGCAGCCGGCAGATCGTAGCCCCAGCCCGGTCCGGCGGTCTCCGGCTCGAATCGGGCCTCGGCCGCGGCCAGCTGCCGCTCCTTGGCGCTCGGCTCGTGCACGGCCGCGGAACGGACGAAGGCCTCGTCGAACACCACGGTGGCGAACTCGTCGTCCGCACCACCGTGGTCGGCGCCGTCAGGGTACGGAGAGCCCCCCACATCCTCAGCCACGGATTCAGCGTATTACCGGTCGGCCGTTTTGTCTGTGGCTCCTCGCAGTTGGTCCGTCACACGTGTGACGGACGGCGCTCAGACGGCGGTGCCGGCGCCGCCCACGGTCTGCGCCGCCTCGCCCCGGACATGGCCGTCACCAGTGACGATGTACTTGGTGGAGGTCAGCTCCGGCAGGCCCATCGGCCCGCGGGAGTGCAGCTTCTGGGTGGAGATGCCGATCTCGGCGCCGAAGCCGAACTCACCCCCGTCGGTGAACC
Protein-coding regions in this window:
- a CDS encoding M48 family metallopeptidase, encoding MTDTNQAKSPSRRRQRFPEISTRAWEHPADRSALVALRKLTGFDDVLKKLAGLVSERSIRLMFLATAVKTSERQFPELYNMVRDAAYVLDLEKVPDLYVTQDPTVNAMCIGMDTPIIVLTSGLVELLDEEELRAVVGHEVGHAMSGHAVYRTMLLILTNIATRIAWIPLGNLAIMALITALKEWFRKAELSCDRAGLLAGQDLQASMRGLMKLAGGHNLGEMNVDAFLEQAEEYEKAGDLRDGVLKLLQVLPQTHPFAVVRVAQLKKWSESDEYRSILAGAYPRRDGDANASVSDQWKAAADHYSTSVKESKDPLIGLLRDVAGGVGTVGGKLRDTFTGARSGAPAGGTDSAAPADDAPRG
- a CDS encoding SCO2583 family membrane protein translates to MGDPREPPEGVPEGGSGNEDEYRSVVFDESFVRAARIQELSARERLSGGFGRATRPRIGLGALGTVPRQAVALLLLIVVAFAAAVYFGISSPGRPGAEPAGSQLTVSLVALSPISPVQPVADPAAPFAGLPAGYTDGSAGLGVPAGAATAHYTRVEVTRALDTAQRYLVASALAPRTLVQGVTTDVRSFVTTGEQVQFDQSVTSPRDDQHHAATGWMVRFDPSKTALAADTVKVAGTMRIEEAENGALQITTDHTFVYALRAADGPATGPVTLLSVRRELRMEFDRGDIAVAQLRLVDAVVQTGPTACGTPQTTFLQPIMATPGGTAPPAPPAVDPADRAAPAWQQCGVLAAP
- a CDS encoding SCO2584 family spore wall biosynthesis protein; translation: MAEDVGGSPYPDGADHGGADDEFATVVFDEAFVRSAAVHEPSAKERQLAAAEARFEPETAGPGWGYDLPAADGLPLELRPYPGALDDDRLYPDPWSGPGRAAGRRAGRWGRSGRWGRHAGYDPARAARGRTVAQQRWHRPVAWILAVIMGVSLVAVAVAAVYQGFDAAGGSQRRPDSGSSSPGTASVPPSAEPSLAVIAPAG